The following proteins are co-located in the Argopecten irradians isolate NY chromosome 9, Ai_NY, whole genome shotgun sequence genome:
- the LOC138332392 gene encoding TNF receptor-associated factor 4-like isoform X3: MNSLIRCRYNKDGCRWVGKLHNLQTHLDQCRYDNIACPNKCPAMLSRLSLEDHLEFSCPNRLVLCEFCNQQLPGDTYERTHSGQCPYEVMWCENKCGARLERRFLNNHMRNECHKRTVECSYCKREFVQETLQTHQYQCPRFPVTCPNRCDPTKIAREDLDIHVQALCPSATVSCAFKKAGCSHKCPRFSMDKHMEENMKHHLQLMCDLSHRQQEEITQLCDALYSLSHVTDGTFIWRITNYKQKFLESVYKSVEIVSEPFYTSRYGYKMVASVFLNGNGAGENKNLSVYIKLLPGDYDNLLDWPFALPISFCLFDQCSSPDKRCNITESFTPDPTWKHFQKPLKEADKDTLGFGYPKFVSHEVLKSKHYIKDDCIVIKVKVDNNKFICP, encoded by the exons ATGAACAGCCTCATTCGGTGTCGTTACAACAAGGATGGATGTCGCTGGGTCGGCAAACTACACAACCTCCAGACTCACCTCGACCAGTGTCGCTATGACAACATAGCCTGTCCTAACAAGTGTCCTGCCATGTTGTCCCGTCTGTCCCTCGAGGACCACCTCGAGTTCTCCTGTCCCAACAGACTGGTGTTGTGTGAATTCTGTAACCAACAGCTGCCCGGGGACACTTACGAACGG ACCCATTCAGGTCAGTGTCCATATGAAGTGATGTGGTGTGAAAACAAATGTGGAGCCCGACTGGAGCGCCGTTTCCTAAACAACCACATGAGGAATGAGTGCCACAAGCGGACCGTGGAATGTTCTTACTGTAAGCGGGAATTTGTGCAGGAAACATTACAg ACCCATCAGTACCAGTGCCCCAGATTCCCAGTAACATGTCCTAACCGCTGTGACCCTACCAAGATTGCCAGAGAGGACCTAGATATTCATGTTCAGGCTCTCTGTCCGTCAGCAACTGTTAGCTGTGCCTTCAAAAAGGCAGGCTGTTCTCATAAG tgcCCACGGTTCAGCATGGACAAACATATGGAGGAGAACATGAAGCACCACCTACAGTTGATGTGTGACTTGTCACACCGACAACAGGAGGAGATAACTCAGCTGTGTGATGCTCTCTACTCACTGTCACACGTCACCGATGGTACCTTTATATGGCGTATCACAAACTATAAACAGAAGTTCCTCGAGTCTGTGTACAAAAGTGTGGAGATTGTAAGTGAGCCTTTCTACACATCGCGTTACGGATACAAAATGGTGGCCTCTGTGTTTCTCAATGGAAATGGAGCAGGAGAGAACAAGAACTTATCAGTGTATATAAAGCTCCTCCCCGGGGATTATGACAATCTGTTGGACTGGCCATTCGCCCTTCCGATCTCATTCTGTCTGTTTGACCAGTGCTCAAGTCCAGACAAACGCTGCAATATCACAGAAAGCTTCACTCCTGACCCGACATGGAAACACTTCCAGAAACCTCTCAAGGAAGCCGACAAGGACACGCTGGGGTTTGGCTACCCTAAGTTTGTCTCTCATGAAGTTCTTAAGTCCAAACATTACATCAAAGACGATTGTATTGTGATCAAGGTCAAAGTTGACAATAACAAGTTCATCTGTCCCTGA
- the LOC138332392 gene encoding TNF receptor-associated factor 4-like isoform X1 — protein MPSLRKDDILRASIKMIKQMKNAGVFKCPEDDKPLDYAQIYPDDDLTSEVMNSLIRCRYNKDGCRWVGKLHNLQTHLDQCRYDNIACPNKCPAMLSRLSLEDHLEFSCPNRLVLCEFCNQQLPGDTYERTHSGQCPYEVMWCENKCGARLERRFLNNHMRNECHKRTVECSYCKREFVQETLQTHQYQCPRFPVTCPNRCDPTKIAREDLDIHVQALCPSATVSCAFKKAGCSHKCPRFSMDKHMEENMKHHLQLMCDLSHRQQEEITQLCDALYSLSHVTDGTFIWRITNYKQKFLESVYKSVEIVSEPFYTSRYGYKMVASVFLNGNGAGENKNLSVYIKLLPGDYDNLLDWPFALPISFCLFDQCSSPDKRCNITESFTPDPTWKHFQKPLKEADKDTLGFGYPKFVSHEVLKSKHYIKDDCIVIKVKVDNNKFICP, from the exons ATGCCTTCTCTTAGGAAGGATGATATCCTTAGAGCCAGTATCAAGATgatcaaacaaatgaaaaa tgCGGGTGTATTCAAATGTCCTGAGGATGACAAGCCATTGGATTATGCACAA ATCTATCCTGATGATGATCTGACGTCGGAGGTGATGAACAGCCTCATTCGGTGTCGTTACAACAAGGATGGATGTCGCTGGGTCGGCAAACTACACAACCTCCAGACTCACCTCGACCAGTGTCGCTATGACAACATAGCCTGTCCTAACAAGTGTCCTGCCATGTTGTCCCGTCTGTCCCTCGAGGACCACCTCGAGTTCTCCTGTCCCAACAGACTGGTGTTGTGTGAATTCTGTAACCAACAGCTGCCCGGGGACACTTACGAACGG ACCCATTCAGGTCAGTGTCCATATGAAGTGATGTGGTGTGAAAACAAATGTGGAGCCCGACTGGAGCGCCGTTTCCTAAACAACCACATGAGGAATGAGTGCCACAAGCGGACCGTGGAATGTTCTTACTGTAAGCGGGAATTTGTGCAGGAAACATTACAg ACCCATCAGTACCAGTGCCCCAGATTCCCAGTAACATGTCCTAACCGCTGTGACCCTACCAAGATTGCCAGAGAGGACCTAGATATTCATGTTCAGGCTCTCTGTCCGTCAGCAACTGTTAGCTGTGCCTTCAAAAAGGCAGGCTGTTCTCATAAG tgcCCACGGTTCAGCATGGACAAACATATGGAGGAGAACATGAAGCACCACCTACAGTTGATGTGTGACTTGTCACACCGACAACAGGAGGAGATAACTCAGCTGTGTGATGCTCTCTACTCACTGTCACACGTCACCGATGGTACCTTTATATGGCGTATCACAAACTATAAACAGAAGTTCCTCGAGTCTGTGTACAAAAGTGTGGAGATTGTAAGTGAGCCTTTCTACACATCGCGTTACGGATACAAAATGGTGGCCTCTGTGTTTCTCAATGGAAATGGAGCAGGAGAGAACAAGAACTTATCAGTGTATATAAAGCTCCTCCCCGGGGATTATGACAATCTGTTGGACTGGCCATTCGCCCTTCCGATCTCATTCTGTCTGTTTGACCAGTGCTCAAGTCCAGACAAACGCTGCAATATCACAGAAAGCTTCACTCCTGACCCGACATGGAAACACTTCCAGAAACCTCTCAAGGAAGCCGACAAGGACACGCTGGGGTTTGGCTACCCTAAGTTTGTCTCTCATGAAGTTCTTAAGTCCAAACATTACATCAAAGACGATTGTATTGTGATCAAGGTCAAAGTTGACAATAACAAGTTCATCTGTCCCTGA
- the LOC138332392 gene encoding TNF receptor-associated factor 4-like isoform X2 produces the protein MFTCLETCRDDTQIYPDDDLTSEVMNSLIRCRYNKDGCRWVGKLHNLQTHLDQCRYDNIACPNKCPAMLSRLSLEDHLEFSCPNRLVLCEFCNQQLPGDTYERTHSGQCPYEVMWCENKCGARLERRFLNNHMRNECHKRTVECSYCKREFVQETLQTHQYQCPRFPVTCPNRCDPTKIAREDLDIHVQALCPSATVSCAFKKAGCSHKCPRFSMDKHMEENMKHHLQLMCDLSHRQQEEITQLCDALYSLSHVTDGTFIWRITNYKQKFLESVYKSVEIVSEPFYTSRYGYKMVASVFLNGNGAGENKNLSVYIKLLPGDYDNLLDWPFALPISFCLFDQCSSPDKRCNITESFTPDPTWKHFQKPLKEADKDTLGFGYPKFVSHEVLKSKHYIKDDCIVIKVKVDNNKFICP, from the exons ATGTTTACCTGTCTGGAGACGTGTAGGGACGATACACAG ATCTATCCTGATGATGATCTGACGTCGGAGGTGATGAACAGCCTCATTCGGTGTCGTTACAACAAGGATGGATGTCGCTGGGTCGGCAAACTACACAACCTCCAGACTCACCTCGACCAGTGTCGCTATGACAACATAGCCTGTCCTAACAAGTGTCCTGCCATGTTGTCCCGTCTGTCCCTCGAGGACCACCTCGAGTTCTCCTGTCCCAACAGACTGGTGTTGTGTGAATTCTGTAACCAACAGCTGCCCGGGGACACTTACGAACGG ACCCATTCAGGTCAGTGTCCATATGAAGTGATGTGGTGTGAAAACAAATGTGGAGCCCGACTGGAGCGCCGTTTCCTAAACAACCACATGAGGAATGAGTGCCACAAGCGGACCGTGGAATGTTCTTACTGTAAGCGGGAATTTGTGCAGGAAACATTACAg ACCCATCAGTACCAGTGCCCCAGATTCCCAGTAACATGTCCTAACCGCTGTGACCCTACCAAGATTGCCAGAGAGGACCTAGATATTCATGTTCAGGCTCTCTGTCCGTCAGCAACTGTTAGCTGTGCCTTCAAAAAGGCAGGCTGTTCTCATAAG tgcCCACGGTTCAGCATGGACAAACATATGGAGGAGAACATGAAGCACCACCTACAGTTGATGTGTGACTTGTCACACCGACAACAGGAGGAGATAACTCAGCTGTGTGATGCTCTCTACTCACTGTCACACGTCACCGATGGTACCTTTATATGGCGTATCACAAACTATAAACAGAAGTTCCTCGAGTCTGTGTACAAAAGTGTGGAGATTGTAAGTGAGCCTTTCTACACATCGCGTTACGGATACAAAATGGTGGCCTCTGTGTTTCTCAATGGAAATGGAGCAGGAGAGAACAAGAACTTATCAGTGTATATAAAGCTCCTCCCCGGGGATTATGACAATCTGTTGGACTGGCCATTCGCCCTTCCGATCTCATTCTGTCTGTTTGACCAGTGCTCAAGTCCAGACAAACGCTGCAATATCACAGAAAGCTTCACTCCTGACCCGACATGGAAACACTTCCAGAAACCTCTCAAGGAAGCCGACAAGGACACGCTGGGGTTTGGCTACCCTAAGTTTGTCTCTCATGAAGTTCTTAAGTCCAAACATTACATCAAAGACGATTGTATTGTGATCAAGGTCAAAGTTGACAATAACAAGTTCATCTGTCCCTGA